A stretch of DNA from Thioalkalivibrio sp. XN279:
AGCTCGGACACCACCCGCCCGGTAGTTTTGCGTTCGCGACGCGCGCGTTCCTTGGCCGCGGCCAGTACGTCGTCATCGATATCCAGGGTGGTCCGCATCATCATCTCCGTTGATGCGGTGATGCTAGTGCATCAGGTGCGTTGATGCAATCAGGACGTGCGGCCCCGGCTCCCGGCAGCCCTCTTGCGCGTCGCGCCCGTCTTTTTTCTCGTCGCGGTAGTCTTGCGCCGCGTCTGCGGCTTGCGCCCCAGCAGCGCCGCCTCCAGCTCCTCGACAGCATCCGCCGTGTACACGGCGATCTTCTGCATGCTCGGCACCGTGGTATGGCAGGCCGTAAAGCCGAAGTTCATCAGCCCGGCGTAGCTCTCGCAGGTGATGTTCAGGGCCTGTCCCTGGGTGACGATGGAGGCCGGGTAGATCGCCACCAGCTCGGCGCCGCGGAAATACAGCGGCTGGTCCGGGCCGGGCACGTTGGAGATGGTGATGTTGAACATGGGCCGGATGCGCCCGCCGATGCCGGTCAGCAGGGTGATGATGGTGGGCGCCATCAGCAGCATGGTGTATTGCAGCATGGCGCGGCGCGGCAACTGCCGCACGTGGTCCTTGCCGTGCTGCACTGAGGCCTTGATCGAAGCCAGGCGCAGCTTCGGGTCGACGATGTCGGTGCCGAGCGTGGCGAGGATGAAGCTGATGGCGTTGCCGGCGCCTTCGTCGTCCTTGGGGCGCACCGAGACCGGGATGCCGGCCACCAGCGGCTTTTCCGGCAGGCTGTCGCGTTCCGCCAGGTAACGCCGCAGCGCGCCGCCGCAGACGGTCAGCACGATGTCGTTGATGGTGCAGCCGCCGGCGTCGGCCAGCTTGCGCAGGCGCTCCAGCGGGAACTGCTGGGTGGCGAAGCGCCGCTTCTCGCGAACGCGGCCGTTGAGGATGGACATGGGCGTGTCGAAGGGGATGGCGAGGCCGTCGTCATCGCCGCCGATGCGCTTGAGAAACTGCGCGAAAGCGGTCACGAGCTGCGGCACGGTGCGCACCTGGGCGCGCAAGCCGCCGATGGCCGAGGCCATGACGTTGGCCATGGTCGGCACCGGCGCCGACTTGCCGGGCTGCGACTTGCGCCGGCCGCGCTGGGCCCAGAACGGCGGCAGGTCGAGGCTTTCCTCCCGATCGAAGGACATGGCGCGCTGCAGCAGCATCATGCCGCTGACGCCGTCGATGAGCGAGTGGTGGATCTTGATGAACAGGGCGAAGCGATTGCCCTTCAGCCCCTCGATCACCGTGCATTCCCAGGGCGGCCGGCTGAGGTCGAGAGGCGTGCTCTGCAACAGGCCGATCATCTCGCCCAGCTCGCGCTCGCCGCCCGGCCAGGGCAGGCCGGCGTGGCGCACGTGGTACTCGAGGTCGATGTCCTGGTCTTCGACCCAGGCGGGTACCGGGTTCTTGGTGAAGGGATACTTCAGGCGCCGGTTCCAGGGCGCAGTGAAACTGCGGTGACTGCGGAACTCGGCCATGAGCTGGCGCAGGTAGTCCTTGGGCGCATCGTCGGGCAGGCGGAACTGCAGCAGGCCGCCGACGTGATTGGGCGTGGCCCGCGACTCGGTGAACAGCCAGGCGGTGTCGAGCGGGTTGAGCCGGGTGGCGCTCATTCAGTCGCTTTCTTGCGCGCAGCCGGCTTTTTCTTCGCCGTCGCCTTGCGGGTGGTGGCTTTCTTTTTCGTGGCAGGCTTGCGGGCCGGCGCCTTCTTGCGCGCACTCTTCTTTGCAGCAGCCTTCTTCTTCGCTGCCGGTTTCTGCGCCGGCTTCGCGTCGCCGCCGCCCTGCCAGGTCTTGCGTGCCTCCTTGGCCAGCGCCACCACGCGGGCGATGTCCTCGTCGGTGTA
This window harbors:
- a CDS encoding wax ester/triacylglycerol synthase family O-acyltransferase, whose product is MSATRLNPLDTAWLFTESRATPNHVGGLLQFRLPDDAPKDYLRQLMAEFRSHRSFTAPWNRRLKYPFTKNPVPAWVEDQDIDLEYHVRHAGLPWPGGERELGEMIGLLQSTPLDLSRPPWECTVIEGLKGNRFALFIKIHHSLIDGVSGMMLLQRAMSFDREESLDLPPFWAQRGRRKSQPGKSAPVPTMANVMASAIGGLRAQVRTVPQLVTAFAQFLKRIGGDDDGLAIPFDTPMSILNGRVREKRRFATQQFPLERLRKLADAGGCTINDIVLTVCGGALRRYLAERDSLPEKPLVAGIPVSVRPKDDEGAGNAISFILATLGTDIVDPKLRLASIKASVQHGKDHVRQLPRRAMLQYTMLLMAPTIITLLTGIGGRIRPMFNITISNVPGPDQPLYFRGAELVAIYPASIVTQGQALNITCESYAGLMNFGFTACHTTVPSMQKIAVYTADAVEELEAALLGRKPQTRRKTTATRKKTGATRKRAAGSRGRTS